The segment CTCTGCGAAATCTCAACGTTGTAATTGATCTCGAAGCATCCGGGGTAACAGTTGCAGCTGGGTCTGTAATGTAATAAGATTTTCAACTTTCAACTTTAAGACATGAacattaattaatgatttacgATCACGATTACCGTATAATTACTATCAAGCCATGATCGTAAATTGTTCAGAATATGTACATTGAGTTTCGCTTCTCAGAGGATGAAGCGTGTGACTCACGTTTCAGAAACGTTTATGGAAGTTATGCCGCTGTCGTCATCGTAAAGTTTTAGTTCCATTGCTCTTCGTGCATCCGTCGCGCATGCATCATCTTTCTTCTCGCAGATCGGCGTGTTTGAAGACTCTGCGATCGAATAGTAAATATTGCTGTACTATTAAGATCGTAGTCTTCGCGCGCCGCATTCAAAATAAATAACCGTTACGTAAAAAACGTCCAAGAACTAAATTCTATCGAAAACTTCGATTATCCAGgggtaaaaaaatatgttcgcTTCGTTTATTTATAGCTTTATATCTAACAGTAATTTCCAAGGTAGACAGTATTAGTTTTAGACAGAGTTGGGCAAAATGTAATCTGATTTGATAAAGGGTTAAAAAAAAATGTCTACTTCTAATTATTGCATTTTAAAGTCGATTTTCGGTATTTTGGGGACAGATTTGATACGGTTGTTTCTGACGTTGAAAATTACTGGGCATGTAGTATTGGACGCAGTGGCAAATCTTTTGGGTGAAGTTCGCCTCGCATTCCAAAACGCAGTTCCTTTGTGTGTAGGTCCTGTAATATCGTAATTTTCTCTCTGACGTGAAGAAACACTTCCTCTTCCTCTGGGGAACGGATATTATCGACTTGCTGGCGGTCGATAACCGGGGTGCTACGATTACTCTAGTCTCCTCACCCGGCGTCACAGTGAACGCAAATTCAGCTATTTTAGGGGTCTCCACCGGATTGTGAAGCAGCATCTGTGAAAACACTTCCATTGTGTCGCAAAATTGCGTAATATCTTGATCCTTTCGTGTTTACATCTATTATACAGTGAggagcaaaactgaacacatacagggtgttaggccaaccctaggaaaaattttaatgggagattcttgaggccaaaataagacgaaaatcaagaatatcaatttgttgatagaggcttcgttaaaaagttattaacaattaaattcaaaaatttcaaatcgttctggaaaaattattttcggttgcgggggtctattagaatcatttttgatcaatggacatacccccgaaatcctactcagtttcgagaaaaaaattggccgaacaccctgtatacattttaacaaaaataattttttattcaatatttgcatgtagaatacaaaagaaacaaaatacttAGTATTATCTACTATCTTTCGGctttttaaaacaaatttaatatttgaagCAAACAATGAAATGTGGTGATGGTTTACTTACAGTAGTGGGTTGTATTACTGCGTATGGTGTAGGTTCAGTACATCGAATAGAAGGTACGGTGAACCAGTATACGTATAAGgatattttagaaaaaaattcactagtGACAATTGAAAATATGCCAGTACTAGAGTGTGATGTATTCCAACATGGCATTTTGTCTTTTTTGTATTCTTTTTTCTATTCTCTATTCTCTTTTTTTTCCCTTCATTCTCCATGGAGCATATTATACAATAGAAAATTAAACTTATGAAAGCAATTATACCTTGAAACCCACGCTAGCCGTGGATGAACAATAATATTCTGGAATGTCTGCGTCGAGGACCAAAGTCAAACCGTAGAATTGTCCAGCGCCATACGGTCTCCATGGTATAGAATCAGCGGCCACATTTTCATCGTAGCCAGTTTCAGGGTTCCAATCGATGCTATTGTATGGGAACGTGATGTTGAGGTCTGGCCAATCTCGTCTGGAATTTAACCAGGATAAATGCGAAGATAAAGTTAAAAGTTATTTCTGTCAAAAGCAAGTTAATGGATTTCTGATTCTGAATTTGTAAGCGGTTTGTCCCTTCGTTGaacaatttttgtttattattaattgAGCATCCAATTCGTTCGTAGATTCTTTATCCATAATTTTAATGTCTGAAAATGATTGTTGGTTTCAGCTTGATCGCGTACAgaattaaatattgaaaatggcacaaaaaatatatataaatttggAAGATCAGTTCCATTCTTGACGTTTACGATTCGgcttttgtcgacaaaattctcTTGTCCATCGAGGCAGAAAATAGTGGCTGCTCAAGGACACTTGAACAACTGTCCTCATCGTATTGTCTGGCTAAGCGCCAGCTCCATCTCTTCTCTCCTTGTTCTACACTCCCGTTATATTTGAAGGGCATAGACACTTTCTGTTTTACATTGTATAGAGCCACATTAAGCAACTTAAGTTGAGCAACCTATATTTTCTATCTCGAGTATACCGTTTCAAATTGTCTGTTGTTCTGTGGGTATACTATTTTTGCCAATTTTCGTAAGAAATTACTCACGGATTGTAAAGCAAGTATTTTCGATGGACAGAATTGAAGTTACAAca is part of the Colletes latitarsis isolate SP2378_abdomen chromosome 10, iyColLati1, whole genome shotgun sequence genome and harbors:
- the LOC143346283 gene encoding pickpocket protein 28; amino-acid sequence: MNNVKNSEAVRINAGKDMREKLLLEDRCNFETNVTAFNLDENAISWHSILHFMINVSQSCSEMLHLCQWHGNVTDCEKIFNPTMTDEGICCNFNSVHRKYLLYNPRDWPDLNITFPYNSIDWNPETGYDENVAADSIPWRPYGAGQFYGLTLVLDADIPEYYCSSTASVGFKMLLHNPVETPKIAEFAFTVTPGEETRVIVAPRLSTASKSIISVPQRKRKCFFTSERKLRYYRTYTQRNCVLECEANFTQKICHCVQYYMPKSSNTPICEKKDDACATDARRAMELKLYDDDSGITSINVSETPSCNCYPGCFEINYNVEISQSKLVPNFNIAGNYIKKSKKYFTENMAVVHLFFVDSQFTKYVKNELFGFTEFLSSTGGLLGLFMGFSFLSLVEIVYFLLLRICYRIYKNNQIPRNTVQVHPLDQSQNVVYPFVQ